The following are encoded together in the Montipora foliosa isolate CH-2021 chromosome 12, ASM3666993v2, whole genome shotgun sequence genome:
- the LOC137978690 gene encoding uncharacterized protein, whose translation MYETYFALKQRPHELQALCSFAFEEQLSMERSILVASACAVSASALTYIACRYLSKEGSVREETSEAHDGTETFLGRYLIQHYGRPDELLPYGFGPVDSLGFPARCARECIKHTEDTAPSIALDIGCSVGRSTFELSKRFNQVVGIDNSGAFIDVSKKLKIYGKLDYTVQTEGSLVSQHTAEVDPDIDRSRVLFCHGDACNLPSDLGQFGCLLASNLIERIPNPYQFLDRLPSLVAPGGTLVITSTYSWREQFTPKNLWLGGYKDAEGKNVFGFDTLKRYLGSNFELVEDKHMPFLIRETAHKNSWGLSHMTIWKRKSSS comes from the exons ATGTATGAGACATATTTTGCCCTGAAACAAAGACCGCATGAACTGCAGGCGCTATGCTCATTTGCATTTGAAGAACAACTCAGCATGGAAAGAAGTATTCTTGTTGCTTCAGCTTGTGCCGTAAGTGCGTCTGCCTTGACGTACATAGCTTGTCGTTATCTTTCAAAGGAAGGTTCAGTAAGGGAAGAAACCAGTGAAGCCCATGATGGGACAGAAACGTTTCTGGGTCGATATCTTATCCAACATTATGGAAGGCCTGATGAGTTGTTACCTTACGGATTTGGCCCGGTGGATTCGTTAGGCTTCCCTGCACGATGTGCTCGAGAATGTATTAAACATACCGAA GACACTGCACCAAGTATAGCCCTGGACATTGGTTGCTCTGTTGGACGATCCACGTTTGAACTTTCTAAACGATTTAACCAAGTTGTGGGTATTGATAACTCTGGTGCGTTTattgatgtctctaaaaagctGAAGATATATGGAAAGTTAGATTATACAGTTCAAACAGAAGGAAGTCTTGTATCACAACATACAGCAGAAGTTGATCCTGACATT GACAGAAGTCGTGTATTATTTTGTCATGGAGATGCCTGTAATTTGCCCAGTGATCTTGGGCAGTTTGGTTGCCTTCTTGCATCCAACTTGATTGAGCGAATTCCAAATCCGTATCAATTTCTGGACAGACTGCCTTCTCTGGTAGCTCCTGGTGGTACATTGGTAATCACTTCAACTTATTCATGGAGAGAACAATTTACTCCAAAG AACTTGTGGCTTGGTGGTTACAAGGATGCAGAGGGCAAGAATGTGTTTGGATTTGACACCCTGAAGAGATATCTAGGATCAAACTTTGAGCTGGTAGAAGACAAACATATGCCTTTTTTAATACGAGAAACAGCGCATAAAAACTCTTGGGGTTTGTCTCATATgaccatttggaaaagaaagagcTCTTCTTGA